The following proteins are co-located in the Caloenas nicobarica isolate bCalNic1 chromosome 33, bCalNic1.hap1, whole genome shotgun sequence genome:
- the INPP1 gene encoding inositol polyphosphate 1-phosphatase isoform X1 — MSPPSPAMAGLLQALVGASEKAGAIARLCRAEEPLFQLLVAEKTGTDKNRRFLQDFKTLADVLIQEVIKYDLGKEFPELQGHIHGEESNEFKNRQGDTVAVRVCDTPGDTAALLLSVLEPEREAAELLAAAVHRDVTLGDTELAGVGLSIPPKDLAIWIDPIDSTNEYIRGREDVAPIDGIAPAGLCSALVLVGAYDRRTGCPVLGIINEPFYRRDPLTRRWQGRYHWGVAYGDTRLSSLSPPPPRPTPCVVLSRVEGGPVRAALGPLCGDHLRFAAGAGYKMLCVILGLADAYVLSEGSTFAWDACAPHAILRALGGGAVALAGALQARRAGDTGPPPELVYNQPVEGAVGAKRWANQGGLVAYVHPQHLEAVLAALATVPGL, encoded by the exons ATGtctccccccagcccggccaTGGCGGGCCTGCTGCAGGCGCTGGTGGGGGCCTCGGAGAAGGCGGGGGCCATCGCCCGGCTGTGCCGCGCAGAGGAGCcccttttccagctgctggtggctgaAAAAACTGGCACCGACAAGAACAGGAGATTCCTGCAGGACTTCAAGACGCTGGCGGACGTCCTGATCCAGGAGGTCATCAAGTACGACCTGGGGAAGGAG TTCCCCGAGCTGCAGGGCCACATCCATGGGGAGGAGTCAAATGAGTTCAAGAACAGGCAGG GGGACACGGTGGCAGTGCGGGTGTGTGACACGCCGGGTGACACTGCGGCCCTGCTGCTCTCCGTGCTGGAGCCCGAGCGAGAGGCCGCCGAGCTGCTGGCAGCCGCCGTGCACCGGGATGTGACGCTTGGGGACACAGAGCTGGCCGGCGTGGGGCTCAGCATTCCCCCCAAGGACCTGGCCATCTGGATAGACCCCATCG ATTCCACCAACGAGTACATCAGGGGGCGCGAGGATGTGGCCCCCATCGACGGCATCGCCCCAGCGGGGCTGTGCTCGGCACTGGTGCTCGTTGGGGCCTACGACCGGCGAACGggctgtcctgtgctgggcatcATCAACGAGCCCTTCTACCGCCGGGACCCCTTGACCCGCAG gtGGCAGGGGAGGTACCACTGGGGCGTTGCGTACGGGGACACGCGGCTGAGCTCGCTGAGCCCCCCACCGCCGCGCCCCACGCCCTGTGTGGTGCTGAGCCGGGTGGAGGGGGGGCCAGTGCGGGCGGCCCTGGGTCCCCTGTGCGGCGACCACCTGCGCTTCGCCGCCGGTGCCGGCTACAAGATGCTGTGTGTCATCCTGGGGCTGGCGGATGCCTACGTCCTCTCCGAGGGCAGCACATTTGCCTGGGACGCCTGTGCCCCCCATGCCATCCTGCGTGCCCTGGGCGGGGGTGCGGTGGCCCTGGCAGGGGCCCTGCAGGCGCGGAGGGCAGGGGACACCGGCCCCCCCCCCGAGCTGGTGTACAACCAACCAGTGGAGGGGGCGGTGGGGGCCAAGCGCTGGGCAAACCAGGGGGGGCTCGTGGCCTACGTGCACCCCCAGCACTTGgaggccgtgctggctgcactgGCCACCGTGCCCGGGCTCTGA
- the INPP1 gene encoding inositol polyphosphate 1-phosphatase isoform X2 yields the protein MAGLLQALVGASEKAGAIARLCRAEEPLFQLLVAEKTGTDKNRRFLQDFKTLADVLIQEVIKYDLGKEFPELQGHIHGEESNEFKNRQGDTVAVRVCDTPGDTAALLLSVLEPEREAAELLAAAVHRDVTLGDTELAGVGLSIPPKDLAIWIDPIDSTNEYIRGREDVAPIDGIAPAGLCSALVLVGAYDRRTGCPVLGIINEPFYRRDPLTRRWQGRYHWGVAYGDTRLSSLSPPPPRPTPCVVLSRVEGGPVRAALGPLCGDHLRFAAGAGYKMLCVILGLADAYVLSEGSTFAWDACAPHAILRALGGGAVALAGALQARRAGDTGPPPELVYNQPVEGAVGAKRWANQGGLVAYVHPQHLEAVLAALATVPGL from the exons aTGGCGGGCCTGCTGCAGGCGCTGGTGGGGGCCTCGGAGAAGGCGGGGGCCATCGCCCGGCTGTGCCGCGCAGAGGAGCcccttttccagctgctggtggctgaAAAAACTGGCACCGACAAGAACAGGAGATTCCTGCAGGACTTCAAGACGCTGGCGGACGTCCTGATCCAGGAGGTCATCAAGTACGACCTGGGGAAGGAG TTCCCCGAGCTGCAGGGCCACATCCATGGGGAGGAGTCAAATGAGTTCAAGAACAGGCAGG GGGACACGGTGGCAGTGCGGGTGTGTGACACGCCGGGTGACACTGCGGCCCTGCTGCTCTCCGTGCTGGAGCCCGAGCGAGAGGCCGCCGAGCTGCTGGCAGCCGCCGTGCACCGGGATGTGACGCTTGGGGACACAGAGCTGGCCGGCGTGGGGCTCAGCATTCCCCCCAAGGACCTGGCCATCTGGATAGACCCCATCG ATTCCACCAACGAGTACATCAGGGGGCGCGAGGATGTGGCCCCCATCGACGGCATCGCCCCAGCGGGGCTGTGCTCGGCACTGGTGCTCGTTGGGGCCTACGACCGGCGAACGggctgtcctgtgctgggcatcATCAACGAGCCCTTCTACCGCCGGGACCCCTTGACCCGCAG gtGGCAGGGGAGGTACCACTGGGGCGTTGCGTACGGGGACACGCGGCTGAGCTCGCTGAGCCCCCCACCGCCGCGCCCCACGCCCTGTGTGGTGCTGAGCCGGGTGGAGGGGGGGCCAGTGCGGGCGGCCCTGGGTCCCCTGTGCGGCGACCACCTGCGCTTCGCCGCCGGTGCCGGCTACAAGATGCTGTGTGTCATCCTGGGGCTGGCGGATGCCTACGTCCTCTCCGAGGGCAGCACATTTGCCTGGGACGCCTGTGCCCCCCATGCCATCCTGCGTGCCCTGGGCGGGGGTGCGGTGGCCCTGGCAGGGGCCCTGCAGGCGCGGAGGGCAGGGGACACCGGCCCCCCCCCCGAGCTGGTGTACAACCAACCAGTGGAGGGGGCGGTGGGGGCCAAGCGCTGGGCAAACCAGGGGGGGCTCGTGGCCTACGTGCACCCCCAGCACTTGgaggccgtgctggctgcactgGCCACCGTGCCCGGGCTCTGA
- the CD63 gene encoding CD63 antigen, which yields MAVEGGMKCVKFLVFIFNFIFWVCGVALVAIGIYAQLALDKALAVSSASAAGSPVAILVLGIVIFFISFFGCCGAWKESYCMVTTFAVLLSIIFLVEVAAAIAGYVFKDKARSVLEEGLWDAMHKYGEDQPVTEAVDEIQRDFQCCGANNYTDWSRIERFRANDTVPRSCCRSNATSCNVHPTPETVYEKGCLQKIEAWMKKNILIVAAVALGIAFFEILGIIFACCLMKGIRSGYEVM from the exons ATGGCGGTGGAGGGCGGGATGAAATGTGTGAAGTTCCTGGTTTTTATCTTCAACTTCATCTTCTGG GTGTGCGGGGTGGCCCTGGTGGCCATTGGCATCTACGCGCAGCTGGCCCTGGATAAGGCACTGGCCGTCAGCAGCGCCTCGGCCGCCGGCAGCCCCGTCGCCATCCTGGTGCTGGGTATCGTCATCTTCTTCATCTCCTTCTTCGGCTGCTGTGGCGCCTGGAAGGAGAGTTACTGCATGGTCACAACG TTCGCCGTCCTGCTCAGCATCATCTTCCTGGTGGAGGTCGCTGCCGCCATTGCCGGATACGTCTTCAAGGACAAG GCACGCTCGGTGCTGGAGGAGGGGCTGTGGGATGCCATGCACAAGTACGGGGAGGACCAGCCAGTGACAGAGGCGGTGGATGAGATCCAGAGGGAT TTCCAGTGCTGTGGAGCCAACAACTATACGGACTGGTCCAGGATCGAGAGATTCAGGGCCAATGACACGGTGCCACGGTCCTGCTGCCGCAGCAACGCCACGTCCTGCAACGTCCACCCCACCCCTGAGACCGTCTACGAGAAG ggCTGCCTCCAAAAGATCGAAGCCTGGATGAAGAAGAACATCCTCATCGTGGCTGCCGTAGCGCTGGGCATCGCCTTCTTCGAG ATCCTGGGCATCATCTTCGCCTGCTGCCTGATGAAGGGCATCCGGAGCGGCTACGAGGTCATGTAG
- the RDH5 gene encoding retinol dehydrogenase 5: protein MWLYLLLAALVWALGWLVRDRATLPTVTDKHVFITGCDSGFGHLLARRLAQRGYRVLAACLTPAGAEGLRRGCHGHLRTTLLDVTRPDSIRQAVEWVRGEVGEKGLFGLVNNAGVANPIGPTEWMSPEDYRGVMAVNAFGVIEVTLAFLPLLKRARGRVVNTSSVLGRLSANGGGYCISKYCIEAFSDSLRRDMYHFGVKVSIVEPGFFKTAVTNLESIEGSLRQLWERLPPETRRSYGEEFFQQYLKVQRLIMNFICDGDLSKVTSCMEHALGAQHPRTRYSAGWDAKLLWLPASYLPACLVDLALATILPKPAQCAR from the exons ATGTGGCTGTACCTCTTACTGGCCGCACTGGTGTGGGCGCTGGGCTGGCTGGTGCGGGACCGCGCGACCCTCCCCACGGTGACCGACAAGCACGTCTTCATCACGGGCTGCGACAGCGGCTTTGGCCACCTGCTGGCCCGCCGGCTGGCCCAGCGGGGCTACCGGGTGCTGGCCGCGTGCCTGACCCCCGCGGGGGCCGAGGGGCTGCGGCGCGGCTGCCACGGCCACCTCCGCACCACCCTGCTCGATGTCACCCGGCCTGACAGTATCCGCCAGGCCGTGGAGTGGGTGcggggggaggtgggggagaaAG GCCTCTTCGGGCTGGTGAACAACGCGGGGGTGGCCAACCCCATCGGCCCCACGGAGTGGATGTCCCCCGAGGACTACCGGGGGGTGATGGCCGTCAATGCCTTCGGCGTCATCGAGGTGACGCTGGCGTTCCTGCCGCTGCTCAAGCGGGCGCGCGGCCGCGTGGTCAACACCTCCAGTGTCCTCGGCCGCCTCTCGGCCAATGGCGGCGGCTACTGCATCTCCAAATATTGCATTGAGGCCTTTTCCGACAGCCTGCG cagggacatgtACCACTTCGGGGTCAAGGTCAGCATCGTGGAGCCCGGGTTCTTCAAGACGGCCGTGACCAACCTGGAGAGCATCGAGGGGTCCCTGCGGCAGCTCTGGGAGCGCCTGCCCCCTGAGACGCGACGCAGCTACGGCGAGGAGTTCTTTCAGCAGT ACCTCAAGGTACAGCGGCTGATCATGAACTTCATCTGCGACGGGGACCTGAGCAAGGTGACGAGCTGCATGGAGCATGCGCTGGGGGCACAACACCCCCGCACCCGCTATAGCGCTGGCTGGGACGCCAAACTGCTCTGGCTGCCCGCGTCCTACCTGCCCGCCTGCCTGGTGGACCTGGCACTGGCCACCATCCTGCCCAAGCCGGCCCAGTGTGCCCGCTAG
- the BLOC1S1 gene encoding biogenesis of lysosome-related organelles complex 1 subunit 1 — protein sequence MLSRLLKEHQARQSERRELQERRRREAIAAATRLTEALVDHLNVGVAQAYVNQRKLDQEVKTLQVQAAQFAKQTGQWITMVENFNQALKEIGDVENWARSIEMDMRTIATALEYVYKGQLQPSCS from the exons ATGCTGTCCCGGCTGCTGAAGGAGCaccaggcccgacagagcgagCGGCGGGAGCTGCAGG AGCGGCGGCGCAGGGAGGCGATCGCAGCCGCCACCCGCCTCACCGAGGCCCTGGTCGATCACCTCAACGTGGG GGTGGCCCAGGCCTATGTAAACCAGCGGAAACTGGACCAGGAGGTGAAGACACTGCAGGTGCAGGCGGCCCAGTTTGCCAAGCAGACAGGGCAGTGGATCACCATGGTGGAGAACTTCAACCAGGCCCTCAAG GAGATCGGTGATGTGGAGAACTGGGCACGCAGCATCGAGATGGACATGCGGACCATCGCCACCGCCCTGGAGTACGTCTACaaggggcagctccagccctcctgctctTGA